CCGCCATTTGTTCGAACTTATGTTTGTAGAATGTTTTTTCACATGTTATACTTATTAATAAGAAAAATGAAAGAAAACGAGGTGTTAGAAAACATGGAAAAGTTAACGAAACGCCAGCAAGACATTCTCGACTTTATTAAGCTAAAAGTACAAGAAAAAGGATATCCACCTTCCGTACGTGAAATTGGTCAAGCAGTCGGCCTCGCTTCTAGTTCTACAGTGCACGGACATTTATCACGATTAGAAGAAAAAGGATACATTCGACGCGATCCAACAAAACCACGTGCAATTGAAATTTTAGGTGAAGACCGAATGGATACGGAAACACAATCTGTTATTCAAGTTCCAATTGTCGGAAAAGTCACTGCTGGTTTACCAATTACAGCGGTCGAAAGCGTAGAAGAACATTTCCCACTTCCAGCTAGTATTGTTGCTGGAGCAGACCAAGTGTTCATGTTACGTATTTCTGGAGATAGTATGATTGAAGCTGGTATTTTCGATGGAGATTTAGTTGTTGTTCGCCAACAGCAGTCTGCATATAATGGTGAAATTGTAGTCGCTTTAACAGAGGATAACGAAGCAACAGTTAAACGTTTCTATAAAGAAAAAGACCATTTCCGTCTACAACCAGAAAACTCTTCATTAGAACCTATCATTTTAAAACAAGTGTCAGTTATCGGGAAAGTAATTGGCGTATATCGTGATTTACATTAAAAATAAAAAAAAGAAGATAATTACCTTATTTATATACGGTAATTATCTTCTTTTTGTATTTTGATAGATTTCCATGCATTCTATTTCTTATTAACGAGTTTCAATCGTCACATCTCCCGCAGCCGTTTTACCGCTAATCTTTTTACTGCCATTTCCAATTGTTACATTTTTATTTTCTTCATTAAAAATTGTTACATCTCCAGCAGCACTTTGCCCAGTAATTACCGCATCTTGTGGTTTTTCCGATAAAGTAATATCTATATCTCCCGCAGTTGAACTTGCTTCTAGATTATACTTAGAATCATGATCTTGAATATTTATTTCCCCACTTGTTGTTTTTGCGGTCACTTTCCCTAATACCTTCTTAAAGTTCACCTCACCAGCTTTTGTCGATCCCTCCACATTCTTAGCCGTTACTTGTTTCAACTCTACTTCTCCAGCAAGTGTTCTAACACTTACGCTATCACTTTTCACATCACTCATTTCGATTTGTCCAGCAGATGAATTTACTTTTACATCTTGGTAAGAGCGTTCGGGCACAAGGAGAGTCAATTTAGACGTTTGAAACCTAAAATCGTAAAAAGAAAAATCAAATGAAGCACCTTTTTCTCTTTCCCCAATAATTTTTAATGTGTCACCATCTTCTGCGATACGAATCTCTTGTTTACGTACATCTCCCGATTGCTTTACATAAAAAGAAGAGTCAGGAGATTTTTGGACAATAATATCCCCGGCATCTAACTTAACTTCTATATTTTTTAATGTTTCGTTTTTAATTACATTTTCTTTATCGCCTTTTTCAGCAGTTTGTACTGCTTTTTCATATGTTTGGGAAATTCCTATTACTCCAATAATGATACAAGCGATAGCGATTAAAAATAGTTTTTTCATCATTTACTCTCCTTTTATCATTTTGAAGTTCCATATTACATATCGTACACACAATCTCTTAAACCACTTTGTACTATAAAAAGCGATAATACATAACAATAAACCTACCCCAACAAACGTTATACTAACGAAAAGATCCAACCATATAAAAGTACCCATAAATACTTTTCCAATAATGAAAAATGGTGTTACTACACTAGCAATACCACCGATCCAAAAAGAAAATATAAAAGCAATAATTGCGACTAACGGGCCTAACACAATAATAAAATTAAACAAACTAAGTCCAATCGCTGCCATAACAGCTCTTGTCACATTTGAAGTCGATGGATTTTTTTTCATTTCATCGAAGCGATACATCGCAAGTAATTCTTTCGCGATTACTTTCGGAGAACCAAGGCTCTGTATTATTTCCGATTCAGTTTTCCCCTCTTCTAGTCCAAACTGAAAGTGCTCTTCATAATCCAATAAAATATCTTGCCTCTCTTCCTCTGGTAACTTTCTAAGATAACTTGATAATTCTTTAAGAAACCCTTCTTTACTCATCCCATTCCACCCCTTCAATAATTTCTTGTACCCCTTTCGCAAAATCACGCCATTCTGTTACTAACAAATGAAATTGCGTCTCCCCTTGCTCTGTTAATTGATAATATTTACGAGGTGGCCCTTCCGTAGATTCCTTTAAATACGTTTGAAAATACCCTTCTTTCGTCAAACGACGTAATAAAGGGTATACTGACCCTTCCGATATTAAAAATTTATTAGAAATTTGCTGAACAAGTTCATAACCGTAACTATCTTTACGTTTTACAAGTGCTAATACACAAAGTTCAAGCACACCTTTTTTAAACTGAACGTTCAAGTGCCATCCTCCTTTCCTATCTTAGTACTGTTCAATACACGGTACCTGTTTTATCCATAATATACCACTTGGTATTATTTATTGCAAGGTACTGTATTTTTCATTTTTATATTTAGCACTATTCACACTCACAACATCAAACGTCGAGCAAAACATACAATACAATTATTCTATATATGTTCACAGCTACCACGCATATTAAACACTTGTTCAACCACCTCTTCCTGAACTGCAAAATGATTAAACCTTTTACATTAAATTAAAAATATACGGTACCACCTCAAATAATCTCTTTGATTTTTTCAGACATTTCACAAGCGCCTCTTTTGCCCGCGAAAAGAAAAGTCCGGATACCATAGTATCAAAGCTTTTCTTTTCGTATAGGGACATATACCGACCGCGTTCCCATCGGTGAACTTATGTATGGAATATATCCTCTGAATTTAACAAGTTTTAAATTGCGCTAAAAATCCAAAATAAGTGGGAGCAAGTTTAAAGGTGGTGGATCCAGTTTTACTTCTACAAAATTGGCCTTTAAAATGGATTATCGATATACAAAAAGCACCAAATAAACACTTAAAATAGAGGTATTTAAATACTAATGCATGCTAAAAATATTACTGAATTAAAAAACAAATAAATAATATTATTAACATCTTGGAAAGAATGATTGATGATATAAATAAACATTACAAAGCAGCTGTCGTTATATTAGAAACTAAAGAACTTTCTTTACTATCCAGACTAGATTTCAAGATTTTTGATAGCGTTTGAGCACATCTCGACTCTTGTAGTTATTATGATAATCCTATATTAGGTGAAATGTGTAAGGTAGAACAGTCTCTTCAGTCTATATTAAATAGAAATAAATAATATTAGCCCATCCTCAAAATAGAATCGATATATAGGAGTACAAACTCATTGGTACATAGACAAATTGATTGAACTTTGAAAATAGAAAAATCAATTGATTTAGAACTCATAGAAATTACGAATATAATAAATAAAAAAAGACCACCTATTACAGGCGGTCTTTTTTTATTTCACATATATATAAATTTCATTTGCTGTTAAATAGTATGTTTTCCCTTTGCTGTTGTGTACTTTATATTGTGGAGATCCATTTACACTTACTTTAGCATCAATAGTGAATCCTAATCCTATATTTACAGTACCAGCAACATCTTTATCCTGCCAAGATAGGGATTCATAGAATCGTAGATTGTCCACTTTGGAAATAACCTTTTTACCAACTAATGTAGAAGCATCCATCCCCTTGTAACGGATATATGAGGAATCATAATAAATCCACTGATTACTTCCAATATCTAACCAATCTCCTACCTTCTTACCTACTTTATATGTCTCACCCTTTTGTAGTTTACGAATGACTTTGTTCTTAGCTGATGGTCCAGAACGCAAGTTTACATTGTATCCCTCAATATTTCCAACACCATTCGCCTCCACTATGCTAGGTAAATCATTTGACTCTTGTGGTTTAGCATCAACCGCAACTGAATCACTGTTATAGACATTTAACACATCCGCTCGAAATTTAGCCTCAGATACACCATGACTACGAAGATAATCAAGAGGGTCCTCATGATCTGTTCCACCTAATTTATAGGTAACATCCTTATGTGTCCATAGGCCCTTAGAAGGATGAATATTTCGTTCTCGCAAGATTTCTCCAATTAACTTTACATATCGCTCATAAGAACGTTTGAATTTGGATGAATCACTTGTCTCACACAATTCAACATGAACAAATCTAGTATTTGCTGCTGGACCTGCCCCCCATGCACGATATTTAATAGATGCTATTTGAATCTTTTCTTCCCAATCAACTGCATAATGAACAAATGCCGAACGCCATGTACGAGACTCATATTTTTGAATATTAATTGCTGGCGCCTCAGGGGTAGCTGTAGAATGTGCCACAACACCTTCAAAAGCACCAACACCATAACGGAAAGGTTGCTTAGGCAATTCAGGAATAAGTAGCGTTCTATCAGCAAATGCATTGGTTTCAATTGTTACTATTAAAATCATAGTAACAAATATGGATAAAATATATTTGCATTTCTTTTTCATTGCTTATTGTCATCCTTTTTCATAATTTTCGTATGATCAAATAATCCACTTGCTGATAATCCGATAATTATTCCTTGAAATATATTCATTTTGGTATCTTGAGACAAAAATAAAACGCCTAACGTAATGCCAAGCGTCAAATTAAATACTGGGATATATTTTGTTTGCAGTCCAGTTGTTTTTGCAATTTGTGAAATTCCTACAACAACCCCAATCATTGCCGTAATTTCAATCATTACATACCTCCCCCTTTCAAAAAGAAGGTAAGAGCAACTCCAATTATTCCACCGATAATAAGGCGTAAGATCCAAGTTGTATTAGCACTGATTTTATCTAATTGCTTATTGATATTAATAATATCTTTTTCATTACCTGTCGTCCGCATTTCTAAACTTCTAATCTCTAATCGTATATCCTTAATATCTTGCCTTATTTCCTGAACATTACTTTGCACCTCTTGTAAACCATCCATATTTCCACCTCTTTCCCACTTCTTATTTAATTTAAAATTAAAAATCCTATATTACATATGCTTGGCTTTGCGTTTCATTATTGAGTTCCTTCTTTTTTATCTGTCTCATCTATATGTCCCTCAATAGAGCCCGCACCATCAACTTTTGTAGGAATTTTTACTGTGTTTAATTCGTTTGTGATTTCACTTTTTTTCGTTAATATTTCTATGGATTTGTTAAACTCTTCATTTGTCTGTTGCATTTTAGTCACTGTTTTATCTATTTCACCTTTTGTATTTTTCACAGTAATTATGATTGTAGAACCTCTCTAAGATTCCTTGTAATTTCATGGTATTGCCCCATACTTTTTTAGTACTTTTCACCCTTGGCAAAGCTAGATATAATTTGCTCCTCTAAAATTTCGAATCATTTTTTCTTTGGTAACTTGACTAAGTGCTTTGTAATATCTTTACATAGAATAGTCACAGCGTTTATGCAGCAGCCTTTAAACAAATTAGTCACTAAACTACTCCTTTCATTCTCGAATCGAGACACGAAAACAACTTAGTTCAGTACACACCGCCATTTTTCTTCCTCTGTCATGCCCAGATTCCAAAATAAAGAGCCACTCATATGAGTGACTCTAAACCTTTCATCGAATGTCTAAAATATCAAAATGTTCTTCAGGTGCCCAACTATTTCTACCAACATCAATCCATCCTTCTTTACGAGCATAAATCATGATAGGCGCTTTTGAAGAAATTCTACCTTTATATGGACCATCAATACCATCGTAATAATTTACTCCCCATCCTTCTGGATACTTTGATACTGCTTTGAAAGGCCAGTAATTATAATGTTCAGCCTTTACCCAACGACTTCTACCTAAATCTAACCAAACATCACCATCTGCTCCCCAGTAGGCACCCCAATATAATACTTCCGCTGCTGTTGTAAAACGTCCTTGAAAAGAGCCGTGTGGTTTATCATGATAGTTAACACCAAACCCTTCTGGATACTTTGATTTGGCAAATCCAATACCCTCTGGTTGCGGCACACCGTTTCCGCCACCTTTGCCCAAGTAGTCTAACGGGTTCACAGCATCACTCTTACTAACATTCCAGCGTCCTTTATGCAATTCAAAATGTAAGTGTTGGCCACTGGCCTGCCCCGTTTCTCCCATTACTCCAATTGTTTGTCCCTGTATAACGTAATCGCCTTCTTTAACCGTTCGAGAACCACTACGCATATGAGCGTATACAGTTTCCCATGTAACTCCATCAATAGTATGCACAATCATAATACATTCACCATAACTGGATGAAAGATAAGAACGACTAACTTGTCCGCTAGCCGCTGCATAAATCGGATGATAACCCGATTCAGCAAGGTCTACCCCATGGTGATCTGGTCTGTCACCCCTAAAACCACTTGTTACTCTTGTTGTATCCGTTGGATAAATAAATTTTGCCATATTAATCTTCCTTTCTATTTTTACAAAATATAAAAAAGGTACTTAAATGAGCACCTTCGTTCACTGTCTATATTTATTATTTTTCTAATATATTATAGTTTTTCAAATCTAAAGATGAACAGAATGAAAAGCTCTCCGCCGTTACCTAACATCAAAATGTTCTTCTTTTAACCACGCACCATTTCCAATATCAAATCAACCATCTTGTCGTGCATAAACCCTATATGGAACAAATCCATCTACATTACCTGTATAATTCCTATTAGGACCATCATATGTGTTAATACCATAAACTACTGGATATTTTGAATAAGCAATGAATCATTGTTCAACTAATTTTACTACCCTTTTATCGAATATCTAAAATATCAAAATGTTCTTCTGGCGCCCAACTATTTCTACCAACATCAATCCATCCTTCTTTACGAGCATAAATCATGACAGGCGCTTTTGAAGAAATTCTACCTTTATATGGACCATCAATACCATCGTAATAATTTACTCCCCATCCTTCTGGATACTTTGATACTGCTTTGAAAGGCCAGTAATTATAATGTTCAGCCTTTACCCAACGACTTCTACCTAAATCTAACCAAACATCACCATCTGCTCCCCAGTAGGCACCCCAATATAATACTTCCGCTGCTGTTGTAAAACGTCCTTGAAAAGAGCCATGTGGTTTATCATGATAGTTAACACCAAATCCCTCTGGATACTTTGATTTGGCAAATCCAATACCCTCTGGTTGCGGCACACCACCACCAGTTCCTCCATCAAAATC
This DNA window, taken from Bacillus cereus ATCC 14579, encodes the following:
- a CDS encoding M23 family metallopeptidase → MAKFIYPTDTTRVTSGFRGDRPDHHGVDLAESGYHPIYAAASGQVSRSYLSSSYGECIMIVHTIDGVTWETVYAHMRSGSRTVKEGDYVIQGQTIGVMGETGQASGQHLHFELHKGRWNVSKSDAVNPLDYLGKGGGNGVPQPEGIGFAKSKYPEGFGVNYHDKPHGSFQGRFTTAAEVLYWGAYWGADGDVWLDLGRSRWVKAEHYNYWPFKAVSKYPEGWGVNYYDGIDGPYKGRISSKAPIMIYARKEGWIDVGRNSWAPEEHFDILDIR
- a CDS encoding DUF4097 family beta strand repeat-containing protein — protein: MMKKLFLIAIACIIIGVIGISQTYEKAVQTAEKGDKENVIKNETLKNIEVKLDAGDIIVQKSPDSSFYVKQSGDVRKQEIRIAEDGDTLKIIGEREKGASFDFSFYDFRFQTSKLTLLVPERSYQDVKVNSSAGQIEMSDVKSDSVSVRTLAGEVELKQVTAKNVEGSTKAGEVNFKKVLGKVTAKTTSGEINIQDHDSKYNLEASSTAGDIDITLSEKPQDAVITGQSAAGDVTIFNEENKNVTIGNGSKKISGKTAAGDVTIETR
- the lexA gene encoding transcriptional repressor LexA — its product is MEKLTKRQQDILDFIKLKVQEKGYPPSVREIGQAVGLASSSTVHGHLSRLEEKGYIRRDPTKPRAIEILGEDRMDTETQSVIQVPIVGKVTAGLPITAVESVEEHFPLPASIVAGADQVFMLRISGDSMIEAGIFDGDLVVVRQQQSAYNGEIVVALTEDNEATVKRFYKEKDHFRLQPENSSLEPIILKQVSVIGKVIGVYRDLH
- a CDS encoding holin; amino-acid sequence: MIEITAMIGVVVGISQIAKTTGLQTKYIPVFNLTLGITLGVLFLSQDTKMNIFQGIIIGLSASGLFDHTKIMKKDDNKQ
- a CDS encoding DUF1700 domain-containing protein, which produces MSKEGFLKELSSYLRKLPEEERQDILLDYEEHFQFGLEEGKTESEIIQSLGSPKVIAKELLAMYRFDEMKKNPSTSNVTRAVMAAIGLSLFNFIIVLGPLVAIIAFIFSFWIGGIASVVTPFFIIGKVFMGTFIWLDLFVSITFVGVGLLLCIIAFYSTKWFKRLCVRYVIWNFKMIKGE
- a CDS encoding N-acetylmuramoyl-L-alanine amidase — protein: MKKKCKYILSIFVTMILIVTIETNAFADRTLLIPELPKQPFRYGVGAFEGVVAHSTATPEAPAINIQKYESRTWRSAFVHYAVDWEEKIQIASIKYRAWGAGPAANTRFVHVELCETSDSSKFKRSYERYVKLIGEILRERNIHPSKGLWTHKDVTYKLGGTDHEDPLDYLRSHGVSEAKFRADVLNVYNSDSVAVDAKPQESNDLPSIVEANGVGNIEGYNVNLRSGPSAKNKVIRKLQKGETYKVGKKVGDWLDIGSNQWIYYDSSYIRYKGMDASTLVGKKVISKVDNLRFYESLSWQDKDVAGTVNIGLGFTIDAKVSVNGSPQYKVHNSKGKTYYLTANEIYIYVK
- a CDS encoding hemolysin XhlA family protein, which translates into the protein MDGLQEVQSNVQEIRQDIKDIRLEIRSLEMRTTGNEKDIININKQLDKISANTTWILRLIIGGIIGVALTFFLKGGGM
- a CDS encoding PadR family transcriptional regulator — encoded protein: MNVQFKKGVLELCVLALVKRKDSYGYELVQQISNKFLISEGSVYPLLRRLTKEGYFQTYLKESTEGPPRKYYQLTEQGETQFHLLVTEWRDFAKGVQEIIEGVEWDE